A stretch of the Thermus thermophilus genome encodes the following:
- a CDS encoding rhodanese-like domain-containing protein: MRKVRPEELPALLEEGVLVVDVRPADRRSTPLPFAAEWVPLEKIQKGEHGLPRRPLLLVCEKGLLSQVAALYLEAEGYEAMSLEGGLQALTQGK, from the coding sequence GTGCGGAAGGTGCGCCCCGAGGAGCTCCCCGCCCTCTTGGAGGAGGGCGTCCTTGTGGTGGACGTCCGCCCTGCGGACCGCAGGAGCACGCCCCTCCCCTTCGCCGCCGAGTGGGTTCCTTTGGAGAAGATCCAGAAGGGGGAGCACGGCCTGCCCCGCAGGCCCCTCCTCTTGGTCTGCGAAAAGGGCCTCTTGAGCCAGGTGGCGGCCCTCTACCTCGAGGCCGAGGGGTACGAGGCCATGAGCCTCGAGGGCGGCCTCCAGGCCTTGACGCAAGGGAAGTAG
- the carB gene encoding carbamoyl-phosphate synthase large subunit, with amino-acid sequence MPPRKDLKKILIIGSGPITIGQAAEFDYSGTQAVKALRGAGYRVVLVNSNPATIMTDPELAEKTYIEPLDLEHLEGILAREAPDALLPTLGGQTGLNLAMALYEEGILQKYGVELIGAKAEAIRKGEDREAFQEAMRRIGLEVPRGQLVRSVEEGLHFAREVGFPVVVRPSFTLGGTGGGVARNEAELKEVLGRGLTLSPVHTALVEESVLGWKEFELEVMRDHADTVVIITSIENVDPMGVHTGDSITVAPAQTLSDVEYQRMRDAAKAIIREIGVETGGSNIQFAVDPKTGRQVVIEMNPRVSRSSALASKATGFPIAKIAALLAVGYRLDELPNDITRKTPASFEPTIDYVVVKIPRFAFEKFRPLRNTLGELKDELTTQMKSVGEVMAIGRTFKEALMKALRGLERDVRALAGVKTEELEQKLYPNPDRIYAVMELLRRGMPVEELYQATRIDPWFLHQMKEIVEAEEWLKGHPPKDREDWRFYKGLGLTDRRIGELLGKGEKEVRAERKALGVGPVYKTVDTCAAEFEAYTPYHYSTYELEDEVWPSQKPKVVILGSGPIRIGQGVEFDYATVHAVWALKEAGFETIMVNSNPETVSTDYDTADRLYFEPLTLEDVLNIVEHEKPLGVIATLGGQTPLKLAKGLEEAGVRLLGTPFSAIHQAEDREAFHALCQRLGIPQPEGRVAQSPEEALRLAPEVGFPLLVRPSYVLGGRAMQVVRDEEELKRYLEEVYAPLEERPSILLDRFLEGAIELDVDALSDGQEVMVAGIMEHVERAGVHSGDSATLLPPVHVPEEALKKVRAYTRRLALALGVRGLLNVQYAVVGEEVYVLEANPRASRTVPFVSKAIGVPLAKLAALIAVGKTLKELGVRDLDPVPPYYAAKEVVIPWIKFPGVIPELGPEMRSTGESMGIDPDPYLAYYKAELGAGQRLPLSGRVRFIGEGLEDLKALYREAGFALTEGQDYDLLISPVPDPELRRAVERGLPFITTREGAWWSLKAILRARESGLRVQSLQDWHQKAPRG; translated from the coding sequence ATGCCGCCGCGGAAAGACCTGAAGAAGATCCTCATCATCGGTTCCGGGCCCATCACCATCGGCCAGGCGGCCGAGTTTGACTACTCGGGAACCCAGGCGGTGAAGGCCTTGAGGGGGGCGGGCTACCGGGTGGTCCTGGTGAACTCCAACCCCGCCACCATCATGACCGACCCGGAACTCGCCGAAAAGACCTACATTGAGCCCCTGGACCTGGAACACCTGGAGGGCATCCTCGCCCGGGAAGCCCCCGACGCCCTCCTCCCCACCCTGGGGGGGCAGACGGGCCTTAACCTGGCCATGGCCCTCTACGAGGAGGGCATCCTGCAAAAATATGGCGTGGAGCTCATCGGGGCCAAGGCGGAGGCCATAAGGAAGGGCGAGGACCGGGAGGCTTTCCAGGAGGCCATGCGCAGAATCGGCCTCGAGGTTCCCAGGGGACAGCTTGTGAGGAGCGTGGAGGAGGGCCTCCACTTCGCCCGGGAGGTGGGCTTCCCCGTGGTCGTCCGCCCCTCCTTCACCCTGGGGGGCACGGGGGGCGGCGTCGCCAGGAACGAGGCCGAGCTCAAGGAGGTGCTTGGACGGGGCCTCACCCTCTCCCCCGTCCACACCGCCCTCGTGGAGGAGTCGGTCCTGGGCTGGAAGGAGTTTGAGCTGGAGGTGATGCGGGACCACGCCGACACCGTCGTCATCATCACCAGCATTGAGAACGTGGACCCCATGGGCGTCCACACGGGGGACTCCATCACCGTGGCCCCGGCCCAGACCCTCTCCGACGTGGAGTACCAGAGGATGCGGGACGCCGCCAAGGCCATCATCCGGGAGATCGGGGTGGAGACGGGGGGGTCCAACATCCAGTTCGCCGTGGACCCGAAGACGGGCCGCCAGGTGGTCATTGAGATGAACCCCCGGGTCTCCCGCTCAAGCGCCCTCGCCTCCAAGGCCACGGGCTTTCCCATCGCCAAGATCGCCGCCCTCCTCGCCGTGGGGTACCGCCTGGACGAGCTCCCCAACGACATCACCCGCAAGACCCCGGCCTCCTTTGAGCCCACCATTGACTACGTGGTGGTGAAGATCCCCCGCTTCGCCTTTGAGAAGTTCCGCCCCTTGAGGAACACCTTGGGGGAGCTCAAGGACGAGCTCACCACCCAGATGAAGTCCGTGGGGGAGGTGATGGCCATCGGCCGCACCTTCAAGGAGGCGCTGATGAAGGCCCTGAGGGGCCTGGAGCGGGACGTGAGGGCCCTCGCCGGGGTCAAGACGGAGGAGCTGGAGCAGAAGCTCTACCCCAACCCCGACCGGATCTATGCCGTCATGGAGCTCCTTAGGCGGGGGATGCCCGTGGAGGAGCTTTACCAGGCCACCCGGATAGACCCCTGGTTCCTCCACCAGATGAAGGAGATCGTGGAGGCGGAGGAGTGGCTCAAGGGCCACCCCCCCAAGGACCGGGAGGACTGGCGCTTCTACAAGGGGCTTGGCCTCACCGACCGGAGGATCGGGGAGCTTTTGGGGAAGGGGGAAAAGGAGGTGCGGGCCGAGAGGAAGGCCCTAGGGGTGGGGCCCGTCTACAAGACGGTGGACACCTGCGCCGCCGAGTTTGAGGCCTACACCCCCTACCACTACTCCACCTACGAGCTGGAGGACGAGGTCTGGCCGTCGCAAAAGCCCAAGGTGGTGATCCTGGGCTCGGGGCCCATAAGGATCGGGCAGGGGGTGGAGTTTGACTACGCCACGGTCCACGCCGTCTGGGCCCTGAAGGAGGCGGGGTTTGAGACCATCATGGTGAACTCCAACCCCGAGACGGTTTCCACGGACTACGACACCGCGGACCGCCTCTACTTTGAGCCCTTGACCCTGGAGGACGTCCTCAACATCGTGGAGCACGAGAAGCCCCTGGGGGTCATCGCCACCTTGGGGGGGCAGACCCCCCTGAAGCTCGCCAAGGGCCTGGAGGAGGCCGGGGTGAGGCTCCTCGGCACCCCCTTTAGCGCCATCCACCAGGCGGAGGACCGGGAGGCCTTCCACGCCCTCTGCCAGAGGCTCGGGATCCCCCAGCCCGAGGGCCGGGTGGCCCAAAGCCCCGAGGAGGCCTTAAGGCTCGCCCCGGAGGTGGGCTTCCCCCTCCTCGTCCGCCCGAGCTACGTCCTGGGGGGGCGGGCCATGCAGGTGGTGCGGGACGAGGAGGAGCTTAAGCGCTACCTGGAGGAGGTCTACGCTCCCCTGGAGGAGAGGCCCTCCATCCTCCTGGACCGCTTCCTGGAAGGGGCCATAGAGCTGGACGTGGACGCCCTCTCGGACGGGCAGGAGGTCATGGTGGCCGGGATCATGGAGCACGTGGAGCGGGCCGGGGTCCACTCCGGGGACTCGGCCACCCTCCTTCCCCCCGTCCACGTCCCCGAGGAGGCCCTGAAGAAGGTCCGGGCCTACACCCGCCGCCTGGCCTTGGCCCTCGGCGTGCGGGGGCTTCTCAACGTGCAGTACGCCGTGGTGGGGGAGGAGGTGTACGTCCTCGAGGCCAACCCCCGCGCCTCCCGCACCGTGCCCTTCGTCTCCAAGGCCATCGGCGTCCCCCTGGCCAAGCTCGCCGCCCTCATCGCCGTGGGCAAGACCCTAAAGGAGCTCGGGGTGCGCGACCTGGACCCCGTCCCCCCCTACTACGCCGCCAAGGAGGTGGTCATCCCCTGGATCAAGTTCCCCGGGGTCATCCCCGAGCTCGGCCCGGAGATGCGCTCCACGGGGGAGAGCATGGGGATAGACCCGGACCCCTACCTCGCCTACTACAAGGCGGAGCTCGGGGCCGGGCAACGCCTCCCCCTCTCGGGCCGGGTGCGGTTCATCGGGGAGGGGCTGGAGGACCTCAAGGCCCTCTACCGGGAGGCGGGCTTCGCCCTCACCGAGGGGCAGGACTACGACCTCCTCATAAGCCCCGTCCCCGACCCCGAGCTGAGGCGGGCCGTGGAGCGGGGCCTCCCCTTCATCACCACCCGGGAGGGGGCGTGGTGGAGCCTGAAGGCCATCCTGCGCGCGCGGGAAAGCGGCCTTAGGGTGCAAAGCCTTCAGGACTGGCACCAGAAGGCCCCCCGGGGGTAG
- the tig gene encoding trigger factor has translation MAEILERSGYLVKVRVEVPADRVKASYEALLKDLASRVRVPGFRPGKAPLKVVEARLGREALLQDLKERLVEETYPEAVRELGLSPVAARVVEQDLSEVEGFRYVAEVENYPEVRLPDWRGFALEVSPPEVTEEMVEKALEELRQRYAELVPVEREAQEGDHLFVRTEEGVEFPIDLAKALPHVREALLGRKAGDVVMVPVLNERGEKVREVRTEVLEVKTLKLPELDEEFAKTLEAESLEDLKNRVRESLKRQAERAYEEVRERAFLEKLAEGLEVEIPPSMLRAEERHLLEHLAEDLYRQGIGLEAYLEALKEKGELEKFQENLRKEAEKRVRIALAREKLAEELNPEVSEEEWQAYLQAAARAYGVSVQDLRRRFGEEGLARLKERLRQDKAVQEALKALG, from the coding sequence GTGGCGGAGATCCTGGAGCGTTCCGGCTATCTGGTCAAGGTGCGGGTGGAGGTGCCCGCCGACCGGGTGAAGGCGAGCTACGAGGCCCTGCTTAAGGACCTCGCCTCCCGGGTGCGGGTGCCCGGCTTCCGGCCGGGCAAGGCCCCCCTGAAGGTGGTGGAGGCCCGCCTGGGCCGGGAGGCGCTCCTCCAAGACCTGAAGGAGCGCCTGGTGGAGGAGACCTACCCCGAGGCGGTGCGGGAGCTCGGCCTAAGCCCCGTGGCCGCCCGCGTGGTGGAGCAGGACCTGAGCGAGGTGGAGGGCTTCCGCTACGTGGCCGAGGTGGAGAACTACCCCGAGGTGAGGCTTCCCGACTGGCGGGGCTTCGCCTTGGAGGTCTCCCCGCCCGAGGTCACCGAGGAGATGGTGGAGAAGGCCCTGGAGGAGCTCCGCCAGCGCTACGCCGAGCTCGTCCCCGTGGAGCGGGAGGCCCAGGAGGGGGACCACCTCTTCGTCCGCACCGAGGAGGGGGTGGAGTTCCCCATTGACCTCGCCAAAGCCCTTCCCCACGTGCGGGAGGCCCTCCTCGGCAGGAAGGCGGGGGACGTGGTCATGGTCCCCGTGCTGAACGAGAGGGGCGAGAAGGTGCGGGAGGTCAGGACCGAGGTCCTCGAGGTCAAGACCCTGAAGCTCCCCGAGCTGGACGAGGAGTTCGCCAAGACCCTGGAGGCGGAAAGCCTCGAGGACCTCAAGAACCGGGTGCGGGAAAGCCTCAAGCGCCAGGCGGAGCGGGCCTACGAGGAGGTCAGGGAGCGGGCCTTCTTGGAGAAGCTCGCCGAGGGCCTGGAGGTGGAGATCCCCCCTTCCATGCTCCGGGCGGAGGAGCGCCACCTCCTGGAGCACCTGGCCGAGGACCTCTACCGGCAGGGGATCGGCCTGGAGGCCTACCTCGAGGCCCTGAAGGAGAAAGGGGAGCTGGAGAAGTTCCAGGAGAATCTGCGCAAGGAGGCGGAGAAGCGGGTCCGCATCGCCCTCGCCCGGGAGAAGCTCGCCGAGGAGCTCAACCCCGAGGTCTCCGAGGAGGAGTGGCAGGCCTACCTCCAGGCCGCGGCCCGGGCCTACGGCGTTTCCGTCCAGGACCTCCGCCGCCGGTTCGGCGAGGAGGGCCTCGCCCGGCTTAAGGAGCGCCTCCGCCAGGACAAGGCGGTGCAGGAGGCCCTGAAGGCCCTGGGCTGA